The following are encoded together in the Bradyrhizobium algeriense genome:
- a CDS encoding choline dehydrogenase codes for MNKNNEASEFDYVIVGAGSAGCVLANRLSADGKHSVLLLEAGPKDSNLWIHVPLGYGKLFKEKSVNWMYQTEPEPGLNGRQVFQPRGKVLGGSSSINGLLYVRGQHEDYDRWRQRGNAGWGYDDVLPYFRKAENQQRGDDKYHGTGGPLPVSDWRHHDPLSEAFVVAAAETGIPTNPDFNGATQEGAGFFQITTSRGRRASTAFSYLRPAKSRSNLHIETSALAQRILFEGRRAKAVEYKREGRARTARARKEILVSSGAYNSPQLLQLSGVGPADLLKQHGIEIVLDAPGVGNDLQDHMQVRLITRCAQKVTLNDVVNNPVRRVMAGIQYAALRKGPLTIAAGTSGAFFKTSPRLASPDIQIHFLPFSTDKMGEKLHALSGFTASVCQLRPESRGSLRIKSADASVPPEIRINYLATETDRRAFIDGIRILRKILAAPALKAYAVGEVDPGPKVQSDDELLDFCRRTGSTVYHPTSTCRMGSDALAVVDQRLRVRGIEGLRVVDASVMPDLMSGNTNAPTIMIAEKASDMILEDAR; via the coding sequence ATGAACAAGAACAATGAAGCTTCCGAATTCGACTACGTCATCGTCGGCGCCGGCTCAGCCGGATGCGTGCTCGCCAATCGCCTGAGCGCCGACGGCAAGCATTCCGTGTTGTTGCTGGAGGCCGGACCGAAAGACAGCAATCTCTGGATCCACGTGCCGCTCGGCTACGGAAAACTGTTCAAGGAAAAATCCGTCAACTGGATGTACCAGACTGAGCCAGAACCAGGCTTGAACGGCAGGCAGGTGTTCCAGCCACGCGGAAAAGTGCTCGGCGGCTCGAGCTCGATCAACGGCCTGCTCTATGTGCGGGGCCAGCACGAGGACTACGATCGCTGGCGCCAGCGTGGCAATGCCGGCTGGGGCTACGACGACGTGCTGCCCTATTTCAGGAAGGCTGAGAACCAGCAGCGCGGAGACGACAAGTATCACGGCACGGGCGGGCCGTTGCCGGTGTCGGACTGGCGGCATCACGATCCATTGTCGGAAGCCTTCGTCGTCGCCGCCGCCGAAACCGGCATTCCGACCAATCCGGATTTCAACGGCGCTACGCAGGAAGGTGCGGGATTTTTCCAGATCACAACAAGTCGTGGCCGGCGCGCCAGCACGGCGTTCTCGTACCTGCGTCCGGCGAAGAGCCGCAGCAATTTGCATATCGAGACTTCGGCGCTGGCGCAGCGCATCCTGTTCGAAGGGCGGCGCGCCAAGGCGGTCGAATACAAGCGGGAAGGCCGTGCTCGCACGGCGCGGGCGCGCAAGGAAATCCTGGTCTCCAGCGGCGCGTATAACTCGCCGCAATTGCTGCAGCTCTCCGGCGTCGGTCCGGCGGACCTTCTGAAGCAGCACGGCATCGAGATCGTGCTCGACGCGCCCGGCGTCGGCAATGATCTGCAGGATCACATGCAGGTCCGCCTGATCACGCGCTGCGCGCAAAAGGTCACGCTCAACGACGTGGTCAACAATCCGGTACGCCGGGTGATGGCGGGCATTCAGTACGCCGCCCTGCGAAAAGGGCCGCTGACGATTGCCGCCGGCACCTCGGGCGCATTCTTCAAGACCAGTCCTCGGCTGGCGTCGCCCGATATCCAGATTCACTTCCTGCCGTTCTCGACCGACAAGATGGGTGAGAAGCTTCACGCACTTTCCGGTTTTACCGCTTCGGTCTGCCAGTTGCGCCCGGAAAGCCGCGGTTCGCTGCGCATCAAAAGCGCCGATGCTTCTGTGCCGCCGGAAATCCGCATCAACTATCTCGCGACCGAAACCGATCGCCGCGCCTTCATCGACGGCATCCGCATCCTGCGCAAGATCCTCGCCGCGCCAGCGCTGAAGGCTTACGCGGTGGGGGAAGTCGATCCCGGTCCGAAAGTGCAGAGCGACGACGAATTGCTCGATTTCTGTCGCCGTACCGGCAGCACGGTCTATCACCCGACCTCGACCTGCCGCATGGGCAGCGATGCGCTCGCCGTCGTCGATCAGCGCTTGCGCGTGCGCGGCATCGAAGGCCTGCGCGTAGTCGATGCGTCTGTTATGCCGGACCTGATGTCAGGCAATACCAACGCGCCGACCATCATGATTGCTGAGAAAGCGTCGGATATGATCCTGGAGGACGCAAGGTAG
- the hemE gene encoding uroporphyrinogen decarboxylase, translating to MSQKSVAKPFLEVLSGRRQQVPPIWMMRQAGRYLPEYRELRAKAGSFLDLCFTPDYAAEVTLQPIRRFNFDAAIIFSDILVIPYALGRSVRFEAGEGPRLDPLNTPEQVTTLARHADFGKLEPVYEALRRVKRELAPEIALIGFCGAPWTVATYMVAGQGTPDQAPARMMAYRHPETFAEIIDVLVENSIQYLLGQLKAGADALQIFDTWAGVLPPREFERWSIEPAKRIVAGVRAKAPEAKIIGFPRGAGALLPAYVEATGVDAVSIDWAAEPSMIRERVQSRVAVQGNLDPLALIAGGAALDRAVDDVLANYAEGRLIFNLGHGIQPETPIAHVEQMLKRVRAYRG from the coding sequence TTGTCTCAGAAATCCGTCGCAAAACCATTTCTCGAAGTGCTGTCCGGCCGCCGCCAGCAGGTGCCGCCGATCTGGATGATGCGGCAGGCCGGGCGCTATCTGCCGGAGTATCGCGAGTTGCGCGCCAAGGCCGGGAGCTTTCTCGACCTCTGCTTCACGCCGGACTATGCCGCCGAGGTGACGCTGCAGCCGATCCGCCGCTTCAACTTCGACGCTGCGATCATCTTTTCCGACATTCTCGTCATCCCCTACGCGCTCGGCCGTTCCGTGCGCTTCGAGGCCGGCGAAGGCCCGCGGCTCGATCCGCTGAATACACCGGAGCAGGTGACCACACTGGCGCGCCACGCCGATTTCGGCAAGCTCGAGCCGGTCTATGAAGCACTGCGCCGCGTGAAGCGCGAACTCGCGCCTGAGATCGCGCTGATCGGCTTCTGCGGCGCGCCATGGACGGTCGCGACCTACATGGTTGCGGGACAAGGCACACCCGACCAGGCGCCGGCGCGGATGATGGCCTATCGTCACCCGGAGACGTTCGCTGAAATCATCGACGTGCTGGTCGAGAACTCGATCCAATACCTGCTCGGCCAGCTCAAGGCCGGCGCGGACGCGTTGCAGATCTTCGATACCTGGGCCGGCGTGCTGCCGCCGCGTGAATTCGAGCGCTGGTCGATCGAGCCTGCGAAACGCATCGTCGCCGGCGTGCGCGCGAAAGCGCCTGAAGCGAAAATCATCGGCTTTCCCCGCGGCGCGGGCGCGCTGCTGCCGGCCTATGTCGAAGCGACCGGCGTCGATGCCGTCAGCATCGACTGGGCAGCCGAGCCGTCAATGATCCGCGAGCGCGTGCAGAGCCGCGTCGCCGTGCAGGGCAATCTCGATCCGCTGGCGTTGATCGCGGGCGGCGCCGCGCTCGACCGCGCCGTCGACGACGTGCTGGCGAATTACGCAGAAGGACGGCTGATCTTCAACCTCGGCCATGGCATTCAGCCGGAAACCCCGATCGCCCATGTCGAGCAGATGCTGAAGCGGGTGCGGGCGTATAGGGGATGA
- a CDS encoding SlyX family protein, whose amino-acid sequence MSDADDLSERIDALEMRLTYQDVTIETLNQTITAQWVEIDRLTRQVAELKERLQEAESNAPGPANEPPPHY is encoded by the coding sequence ATGAGTGATGCCGACGACTTAAGCGAGCGCATCGACGCGCTGGAAATGCGGCTGACCTATCAGGATGTGACCATCGAGACATTAAACCAGACGATCACCGCGCAGTGGGTTGAGATCGACAGGCTGACGCGCCAGGTCGCTGAACTGAAGGAGCGCCTTCAGGAAGCCGAAAGCAACGCGCCGGGTCCCGCGAACGAGCCGCCGCCGCATTACTGA
- a CDS encoding rhodanese-related sulfurtransferase gives MPFKVAALYQFAALPDFRELREPLRALAAGLGIKGSVLLAHEGINGTVAGGDEGIDAFVRELQHGPLFAGRLDNLELKFSSATEMPFQRLKIRPKKEIVTLGDTTADPRRQVGTYVEPSDWNELIAAPDTLVIDTRNAFEVAMGTFEGAVDPGIKSFGQFKEFAAEKLDPAKHKRIAMFCTGGIRCEKASAYLLALGFGEVYHLKGGILRYLEGVPEQESRWRGECFVFDERVALGHGLRQRRPNDGSHE, from the coding sequence ATGCCGTTCAAGGTCGCCGCCCTCTACCAATTCGCCGCCCTGCCGGACTTCCGGGAGCTGCGCGAGCCGCTGCGCGCGCTTGCTGCAGGCCTTGGGATCAAGGGTAGCGTGCTGCTGGCCCACGAGGGCATCAATGGCACCGTTGCGGGTGGCGATGAGGGCATCGACGCGTTCGTCCGGGAGCTGCAGCACGGCCCCCTCTTCGCTGGCCGGCTCGACAATCTCGAACTCAAGTTTTCGAGCGCTACCGAGATGCCGTTCCAGCGGCTGAAGATTCGGCCGAAAAAGGAAATCGTCACGCTCGGAGATACCACCGCGGATCCGAGGCGGCAGGTCGGGACCTATGTCGAGCCGTCGGACTGGAACGAACTGATTGCCGCGCCCGATACGCTTGTCATCGACACCCGCAATGCGTTCGAGGTGGCGATGGGCACTTTCGAGGGCGCGGTCGATCCCGGCATCAAGAGTTTTGGGCAGTTCAAGGAATTCGCCGCGGAGAAACTCGACCCGGCGAAGCACAAGAGGATCGCGATGTTCTGCACCGGAGGTATCCGGTGCGAGAAAGCCAGCGCCTATCTGCTGGCGCTGGGGTTTGGTGAGGTCTATCACCTCAAGGGCGGCATCCTGCGGTATCTCGAAGGCGTGCCGGAGCAAGAGAGCCGCTGGCGCGGCGAGTGTTTTGTATTCGACGAACGTGTGGCGCTGGGCCACGGGCTGCGGCAGCGACGACCGAACGATGGCTCCCATGAGTGA
- the ggt gene encoding gamma-glutamyltransferase: MRNFHFAGRSTVHAQNAMVATSHPEAALVAIDVMRAGGTAADAAVAACALLGVIEPQSTGIGGDCFALIQPKGEGKITAYNGSGRAPMAATAEWYLERKIHSVPLTSAHAVSIPGAIDAWDTILRDHGKMGLDTLLQPAIKAAEEGYVVAPRIAFDWKNQFEKLKNGTNTERYLLPHGKPAVAGDVIHQPELGKTLRAIAKNGRDAFYAGEIAADMVETLRGIGGLHTLEDFAAHSTETTSPIGTMYKGHDVWQCPPNGPGITMLVMLNILSRFDLTKFAPLSVERFHLEAEAARIAYMMREQYIGDPQQVHVDVAGILAKEFAEEHIKNIRMDRLLDLPNVAPPMNPSTVYITVVDKDRNVCSFINSIAHSFGSAIVSDKTGILLQNRAGGFRIQPGHPNCIAPGKRPLHTIIPSLATKNGRALMPFGVMGGQYQPVGQTRVLTNMLDYGCDVQEAIDMPRGLHYEGVYQLEDSVPAEIVEGLKKIGHKTTSVVGPLGGGQAIWIDWDKGTLTGGSDPRKDGCALGY, encoded by the coding sequence ATGAGGAATTTCCATTTCGCCGGCCGCTCCACGGTCCATGCCCAGAACGCGATGGTGGCGACGTCGCACCCGGAGGCCGCGCTTGTCGCCATCGACGTGATGCGCGCGGGCGGTACGGCTGCGGACGCCGCGGTTGCGGCCTGCGCGCTGCTCGGCGTCATCGAGCCGCAATCGACCGGCATCGGCGGCGATTGTTTTGCGCTGATCCAGCCGAAGGGCGAGGGCAAGATAACGGCCTATAACGGCTCCGGCCGCGCGCCGATGGCGGCAACGGCCGAATGGTATCTCGAGCGCAAGATCCATTCGGTGCCGCTGACATCGGCCCATGCGGTGAGCATTCCCGGCGCGATCGACGCCTGGGATACGATCCTGCGCGACCATGGCAAGATGGGGCTCGACACGCTGCTGCAGCCCGCGATCAAGGCGGCCGAAGAAGGCTATGTCGTCGCGCCGCGCATCGCCTTCGACTGGAAGAACCAGTTCGAGAAGCTGAAGAACGGCACCAACACCGAACGCTATCTTTTGCCGCACGGCAAGCCGGCGGTCGCCGGCGATGTGATCCATCAGCCGGAACTCGGCAAGACACTGCGCGCAATCGCCAAGAACGGTCGCGACGCGTTCTATGCCGGCGAGATCGCGGCCGACATGGTGGAGACCTTGCGCGGCATCGGCGGCCTGCACACGCTGGAAGATTTCGCCGCGCATTCGACCGAAACCACGTCGCCGATCGGCACGATGTATAAGGGCCATGATGTCTGGCAGTGCCCGCCAAATGGCCCGGGCATCACCATGCTGGTGATGCTGAATATCCTCTCTCGCTTCGACCTGACGAAGTTCGCGCCGCTCAGCGTCGAGCGCTTCCATCTCGAGGCGGAAGCCGCGCGCATCGCCTACATGATGCGCGAGCAGTACATTGGCGATCCGCAGCAGGTTCACGTCGACGTTGCCGGCATTCTCGCGAAGGAATTCGCCGAGGAGCACATCAAAAACATCAGGATGGATCGGCTGCTGGATCTCCCGAATGTTGCGCCGCCGATGAATCCGTCCACGGTCTACATCACCGTGGTCGACAAGGACCGCAACGTCTGCTCGTTCATCAACTCGATCGCGCATTCCTTCGGCTCGGCGATCGTGTCCGACAAGACCGGCATCCTGCTGCAGAACCGCGCCGGCGGTTTCCGGATCCAGCCCGGCCATCCCAATTGCATCGCGCCGGGCAAGCGGCCGCTGCACACCATTATTCCCTCACTCGCCACCAAGAATGGTCGCGCGTTGATGCCGTTCGGCGTGATGGGCGGACAGTATCAGCCGGTGGGCCAGACCCGCGTGCTGACCAACATGCTCGACTATGGCTGCGACGTGCAGGAAGCCATCGATATGCCGCGCGGCCTGCATTATGAAGGCGTCTACCAGCTCGAGGACAGCGTGCCGGCCGAGATCGTCGAGGGCCTGAAGAAGATCGGCCACAAGACCACCAGCGTGGTCGGCCCGCTCGGCGGCGGCCAGGCGATCTGGATCGACTGGGACAAGGGCACACTGACCGGCGGTTCCGATCCCCGCAAGGACGGTTGCGCGCTGGGCTATTGA
- a CDS encoding FKBP-type peptidyl-prolyl cis-trans isomerase, with amino-acid sequence MRFSRRTFIRTATAAMAAAVATPVAIRMASAQTAGKPMTTASGLQIIDSKVGTGASPTTGQTCVMHYTGWLYENGQKGKKFDSSVDRNEPFEFPIGQRQVIAGWDEGVASMKVGGKRTLIIPPALGYGARGAGGVIPPNATLMFDVELLAVK; translated from the coding sequence ATGCGCTTCTCGCGACGCACGTTCATCCGGACCGCTACTGCCGCCATGGCGGCGGCGGTTGCCACGCCCGTTGCCATCAGGATGGCATCGGCCCAGACCGCAGGAAAACCCATGACCACAGCATCAGGCTTGCAGATCATCGACAGCAAGGTCGGCACCGGCGCGTCGCCGACGACCGGGCAGACCTGCGTCATGCATTATACCGGATGGCTCTACGAGAACGGCCAGAAGGGCAAGAAGTTCGACTCCTCTGTTGATCGTAACGAGCCGTTCGAGTTTCCGATCGGCCAGCGTCAGGTGATCGCCGGCTGGGACGAGGGCGTTGCCTCCATGAAGGTCGGCGGCAAGCGCACGCTGATCATTCCGCCCGCGCTTGGTTATGGTGCGCGGGGCGCCGGCGGCGTCATCCCGCCGAATGCGACGCTGATGTTCGACGTCGAATTGCTGGCGGTGAAGTAA
- a CDS encoding D-2-hydroxyacid dehydrogenase family protein — protein MKVSILDDYFDTLRTLDCFGKLAGHNVTIWNDHVQDIDVLAERLRDTEALVLIRERTQIRTPLLERLPKLKLISQRSVFPHIDIDTCTRLGIVVSSSQHADTPSYATAEFTWGLILAAMRAIPQQMAALKAGKWQIGVGNTLRGKTLGIYGYGRIGAVVAGYGKAFGMNVLVWAREPAMAKARADGYETAASKADFFERCDVLSLHMRLVDATRGIVKAEDLARMKPSALLVNTSRAPLIEPNALVDALRAGRPGMAAVDVYEKEPLRDVNDPLLTMDNVVCTPHLGYVSRDEYEIQFTDIFDQILAHAAGTPTNVVNPDVMSRRR, from the coding sequence GTGAAGGTCTCGATCCTCGACGACTATTTCGACACGCTGCGCACCCTCGATTGCTTCGGCAAGCTCGCCGGCCACAACGTTACCATCTGGAACGATCACGTCCAGGATATCGATGTGCTGGCGGAACGGCTGCGTGATACCGAAGCGCTGGTGCTGATCCGGGAGCGCACGCAGATTCGCACGCCGCTGCTGGAGCGCCTGCCGAAACTGAAACTGATCAGCCAGCGCAGCGTCTTTCCACATATCGATATCGATACCTGCACCCGGCTTGGCATCGTCGTGTCGTCGAGCCAGCACGCCGACACGCCGTCTTACGCGACCGCCGAGTTCACCTGGGGTCTGATCCTGGCGGCGATGCGCGCTATCCCGCAGCAGATGGCGGCGCTCAAGGCCGGCAAATGGCAGATTGGCGTCGGCAACACGCTCCGCGGCAAGACGCTCGGCATCTATGGTTACGGGCGGATCGGCGCCGTCGTCGCCGGCTACGGCAAGGCGTTCGGCATGAACGTGCTGGTATGGGCGCGCGAACCGGCCATGGCGAAGGCCCGCGCCGACGGATACGAGACCGCCGCCAGCAAGGCTGATTTCTTCGAACGATGCGACGTGCTTTCGCTGCACATGCGCCTGGTCGATGCCACGCGCGGCATCGTCAAGGCAGAAGACCTCGCGCGCATGAAACCCTCGGCGCTTCTGGTCAATACCAGCCGTGCGCCGCTGATCGAGCCGAACGCGCTGGTCGATGCGCTGCGTGCCGGCCGGCCCGGCATGGCGGCGGTGGATGTGTACGAGAAAGAGCCGCTGCGCGACGTCAACGATCCCTTGCTGACCATGGACAATGTGGTCTGCACGCCGCATCTCGGCTACGTCTCGCGCGACGAGTACGAAATCCAGTTCACGGATATCTTTGACCAGATACTGGCCCATGCCGCGGGCACGCCGACCAATGTCGTCAATCCGGATGTGATGTCCAGACGGCGCTGA